The DNA segment TAATTGTAATATATTTGGTAGTAGCACTCGCTATCGTAGGTTTGGTGTTAATTCAGCAGGGTAAAGGAGCTGACATGGGCGCTTCTTTTGGTAGCGGCTCATCTGGAACTCTTTTTGGTTCATCAGGTGCAGGTAACTTCCTAACTCGTAGCACTGGTGTTTTAGCAACTATCTTCTTCTTGATAAGCTTAATACTAGGTAATCTGACTGCTGAACGTGCTAATAAAGTAGATGAGTTTGAAAATCTTTCAAACCCAGTTATCGAAGCCGTTGAACAAGCTAAAGACGCTGATGTGCCAGTATCTGATAGCGCAGATGTACCAAACTAGAAAACTTGGCTTAACAGCCTAAATGAAATAAATTTGCGGATGTGGTGAAATTGGTAGACACGCAGCCTTGAGGGGGCTGTGCTTTAGGGCGTGGGGGTTCAAGTCCCCCCATCCGCACCAAATTAGAAAAGCCCGTTACTCGAAAGAGTAACGGGCTTTTTGCTATCTAGAATTTAAGTTTTAGCTTTAAGGCATTGAACCGCTACACAGCAGCGTAACCATACAACAGCCTTCAAGTCGAATTACTTAACGACACACTCACTATGGATTAATTATTTTGCAGACACTTTCTCAGCTACAATCTGGCGAACTAGCAGGTATTCAACGCTTAGCCTTATCTGAAAACTTAACGTCATTTCCATTAGAAATATTGTCATTGGCTGACAGCTTAGAAATTCTTGATTTATCCAACAACCAATTAACCTCATTGCCACCAGAATTAGCGCAGTTAAAGCAGCTTAAAATTATTTTTGCTTCAAACAACCAGTTTGAAACATTACCTGAAGTACTCGGACAATGCCCTAATTTAGAAATGGTCGGCTTTAAATCAAACCAAATTAATCAGGTTCCGGCTAGTGCATTACCACCAAAATTACGCTGGCTGATCTTAACGGATAACCGGATTGAAGTATTACCTGATGCCTTGGGCGAACGGCCACGCCTACAAAAATTAGCATTAGCCGGGAATTTGTTAACAAAACTGCCGGCAACCATGGATCAGGCTACTAACCTTGAGTTAGTACGCATTTCTGCCAACCGCCTTGCCGAGTGCCCAGATCAATTGTTAGGCTTACCTAAACTTGCGTGGTTGGCGTTTTCAGGTAACCCATTTAGTCAGTCAGATATCAGCATTGAGCCTGTTCCTCACGTTTCGTCATCAAGCTTTACCTTGCATCAAATATTAGGGCAGGGGGCGTCAGGGGTTATTTCAAAGGCTACGTGGAATAACGAGCAAGCGAGATTTCCTGATGAGGTTGCGGTTAAAGTGTTTAAAGGCGAAGTAACGAGCGATGGTTACCCTGAAGACGAATTACAAGTGTGCTTGAAAGTAGGTAATCATCCAAATCTGGTGCAGTCTTTAGCGCAAGTGAACGAGCAAGGCTACTTAGCTTTGATCATGAACTTAA comes from the Gammaproteobacteria bacterium genome and includes:
- a CDS encoding protein kinase, encoding MQTLSQLQSGELAGIQRLALSENLTSFPLEILSLADSLEILDLSNNQLTSLPPELAQLKQLKIIFASNNQFETLPEVLGQCPNLEMVGFKSNQINQVPASALPPKLRWLILTDNRIEVLPDALGERPRLQKLALAGNLLTKLPATMDQATNLELVRISANRLAECPDQLLGLPKLAWLAFSGNPFSQSDISIEPVPHVSSSSFTLHQILGQGASGVISKATWNNEQARFPDEVAVKVFKGEVTSDGYPEDELQVCLKVGNHPNLVQSLAQVNEQGYLALIMNLIPARFNNLGLPPCFKSCTRDTFPASFTLSIDQIAKIVVQMEAVFTHLHQNQVCHGDLYAHNTLFDDQANIIFGDFGAATMYHMLTQKQQAQIKQIEERALDHFIDDLLSICAIDDQHSEQFSVLKQRVGN
- the secG gene encoding preprotein translocase subunit SecG, which translates into the protein MYEILIVIYLVVALAIVGLVLIQQGKGADMGASFGSGSSGTLFGSSGAGNFLTRSTGVLATIFFLISLILGNLTAERANKVDEFENLSNPVIEAVEQAKDADVPVSDSADVPN